From Anoplopoma fimbria isolate UVic2021 breed Golden Eagle Sablefish chromosome 11, Afim_UVic_2022, whole genome shotgun sequence, one genomic window encodes:
- the rhbdf1a gene encoding inactive rhomboid protein 1 isoform X2: protein MAEPRRESTSSLQRKKPPWLRLDIPTAQMSLDEPPTFVQPVKRQGFLRSISMPVETSHLQSPPRDLFDTRRPVLQRQSSITQTIKRGTADWFGVSKDGDATQKWQRKSLRHCSLRYGKLKPQVIREMDLPSQDNISLTSTETPPPLYVPSSQYGMQKIVDPLARGRAFRMVEEVDGYSVPQTPITPGAASLCSFTSSRSGLNRLPRRRKRESVAKMSFRAAAALVKGRSIRESTLKRAQRRSFTPASFMEEDMIDFPDELDTSFFARDILMQEELSTYTDEVFESPSEAAMKDAEPNSKNDETELTGSALDKTELERSHLMLPLERGWRKAKEGTPGPPKVPLRQEVVSVTGQRRGQRIVVPVKKLFAREKRPYGLGMVGKLTNRTYRKRIDSYVKRQIEDMDDHRPFFTYWITVVHLLITILAVCIYGIAPVGFSQHETVDSVLRNKGVYENVKFVQQENFWIGPGSEALIHLGAKFSPCMRQDKQVHELIREKRAIESNSACCVRNDRSGCVQTSEEECSSTLAVWVKWPSHSSAPQLLGKDRQYGSVCHQDPRICLEPASVSPHEWPDDISKWPICTRYNTGNHTNLPHIDCTITGRPCCIGTKGRCEITSREYCDFMNGYFHEEATLCSQVHCMDDVCGLLPFLNPEIPDQFYRLWLSLFLHAGILHCLVSVAFQMTILRDLEKLAGWLRISIIYILSGITGNLASAIFLPYRAEVGPAGSQFGILACLFVELFQSWQILAQPWRAFTKLLCVVLFLFAFGLLPWIDNFAHICGFISGFFLSFAFLPYISFGRMDMYRKRCQIIVFLLVFVGLFSGLVVLFYVYPIKCDWCELLTCIPFTDKFCEKYDLNAHLH, encoded by the exons ATGGCTGAACCACGGCGGGAGAGCACCAGCAGCCTGCAGAGGAAAAAGCCTCCCTGGCTCAGACTGGACATTCCCACGGCTCAGATGTCACTAGACGAGCCTCCCACTTTTGTTCAG CCGGTAAAGAGGCAGGGGTTCCTGCGCAGCATCAGTATGCCAGTCGAGACCTCTCACCTCCAGTCACCCCCCCGCGACCTCTTTGACACCCGGCGGCCAGTCTTACAACGCCAGTCATCCATCACTCAAACCATAAAGAG GGGAACAGCGGACTGGTTTGGGGTCAGTAAGGACGGCGATGCAACGCAGAAATGGCAGAGGAAAAGCCTTCGCCACTGCAGCCTGCGATACGGAAAGCTGAAGCCACAGGTGATACGAGAGATGGATCTGCCCAGCCAGGACAACATCTCCTTAACCAGCACGGAGACCCCGCCTCCTCTCTATGTCCCCTCCTCACAATATGGCATGCAAAAG ATCGTGGACCCATTGGCACGAGGACGTGCCTTCCGtatggtggaggaggtggatggCTACAGCGTGCCTCAGACCCCCATCACCCCTGGAGCTGCCTCGCTTTGTTCCTTCACTAGCTCCCGCTCAGGTCTCAACCGACTGCCTCGTCGACGGAAGAGGGAGTCTGTGGCAAAGATGAGCTTCAGGGCTGCAGCAGCGCTGGTCAAG gGGCGCTCAATACGGGAGAGCACTCTAAAACGGGCCCAAAGACGCAGCTTCACCCCCGCCAGCTTCATGGAGGAGGACATGATTGACTTTCCTGATGAACTGGACACATCTTTCTTTGCCAGA GATATTCTGATGCAGGAGGAGCTGTCTACATACACAGACGAGGTGTTTGAGTCGCCGTCTGAGGCGGCCATGAAAGACGCAGAGCCCAACAGCAAGAACGATGAGACTGAGCTGACAGGCAGCGCCCTTGATAAGACGGAACTGGAGAGAAGTCATCTCATGCT ACCTCTGGAGCGAGGGTGGCGCAAAGCCAAAGAAGGAACACCAGGACCACCAAAGGTGCCCTTGCGGCAGGAGGTGGTGAGCGTTACAGGGCAGCGGCGTGGCCAGCGCATCGTTGTACCTGTCAAGAAGCTTTTTGCCCGAGAGAAGAGGCCTTATGGATTGGGCATGGTAGGGAAGCTCACAAACCGCACCTACCGCAAGCGCATTGACAGCTACGTAAAGAGGCAGATAGAGGACATGGACGACCACAG gcctttttttacatactgGATCACTGTTGTCCACTTGCTCATCACTATACTGGCTGTATGCATCTATGGTATTGCACCAGTGGGCTTTTCTCAGCATGAGACAGTTGATTCT GTTTTAAGAAACAAAGGTGTGTATGAAAATGTCAAGTTTGTACAGCAGGAGAACTTTTGGATTGGGCCGGGGTCG GAAGCTCTTATCCACTTGGGGGCCAAATTCTCTCCGTGCATGCGGCAGGACAAACAGGTGCATGAACTTATCAGGGAAAAGAGAGCTATCGAAAGCAACTCTGCCTGCTGTGTGCGTAACGATCGCTCCGGCTGTGTCCAAACCTCAGAGGAGGAGTGCTCG AGTACTCTAGCTGTGTGGGTAAAGTGGCCGAGTCATTCCAGCGCTCCCCAGTTACTTGGTAAAGACAGACAATATGGCTCTGTGTGTCATCAGGATCCCAG GATATGTCTAGAGCCTGCCTCAGTATCACCTCATGAATGgcctgatgacatcagcaaGTGGCCA ATTTGTACCAGGTACAACACAGGGAACCACACCAACCTGCCTCACATAGACTGTACCATCACGGGCCGACCATGCTGCATTGGAACCAAAGGGAG gtgTGAAATCACATCCCGGGAATATTGTGATTTCATGAACGGCTACTTTCACGAGGAGGCTACTCTCTGCTCTCAA GTGCACTGCATGGACGATGTGTGTGGACTGTTGCCTTTCCTCAACCCTGAGATCCCAGATCAGTTTTACAGGCTCTGGCTCTCACTTTTCCTGCATGCTGG GATTCTTCACTGCCTGGTGTCGGTGGCTTTTCAGATGACCATCCTGAGGGACCTGGAGAAGCTGGCAGGCTGGCTGCGCATCTCAATCATTTACATTCTCAGTGGCATCACTGGCAACTTAGCTTCAGCCATCTTTTTGCCCTATAGAGCAGAG GTGGGCCCAGCCGGCTCTCAGTTTGGGATCCTGGCCTGCCTATTCGTGGAGCTGTTTCAGAGCTGGCAGATCCTTGCTCAGCCCTGGAGGGCCTTTACCAAGCTTCTGTGTGTGGTGCTCTTCCTCTTTGCCTTTGGGCTGTTGCCATGGATCGACAATTTCGCCCACATTTGTGGCTTCATCTCTggcttctttctgtccttcgCTTTTTTACCCTACATCAGTTTTGGCCGCATGGATATGTACCGCAAACGCTGTCAGATCATCGTTTTCCTGCTGGTGTTTGTCGGGCTCTTTTCGGGCCTTGTGGTGCTCTTCTATGTCTACCCAATCAAGTGTGACTGGTGCGAGTTGCTAACCTGCATCCCCTTCACGGACAAATTCTGCGAGAAGTACGACCTCAACGCTCACCTCCACTGA
- the rhbdf1a gene encoding inactive rhomboid protein 1 isoform X1 produces the protein MAEPRRESTSSLQRKKPPWLRLDIPTAQMSLDEPPTFVQPVKRQGFLRSISMPVETSHLQSPPRDLFDTRRPVLQRQSSITQTIKSSRRVHFERINTVPIKGQRAARRSIRKHHSLSRTLLRGTADWFGVSKDGDATQKWQRKSLRHCSLRYGKLKPQVIREMDLPSQDNISLTSTETPPPLYVPSSQYGMQKIVDPLARGRAFRMVEEVDGYSVPQTPITPGAASLCSFTSSRSGLNRLPRRRKRESVAKMSFRAAAALVKGRSIRESTLKRAQRRSFTPASFMEEDMIDFPDELDTSFFARDILMQEELSTYTDEVFESPSEAAMKDAEPNSKNDETELTGSALDKTELERSHLMLPLERGWRKAKEGTPGPPKVPLRQEVVSVTGQRRGQRIVVPVKKLFAREKRPYGLGMVGKLTNRTYRKRIDSYVKRQIEDMDDHRPFFTYWITVVHLLITILAVCIYGIAPVGFSQHETVDSVLRNKGVYENVKFVQQENFWIGPGSEALIHLGAKFSPCMRQDKQVHELIREKRAIESNSACCVRNDRSGCVQTSEEECSSTLAVWVKWPSHSSAPQLLGKDRQYGSVCHQDPRICLEPASVSPHEWPDDISKWPICTRYNTGNHTNLPHIDCTITGRPCCIGTKGRCEITSREYCDFMNGYFHEEATLCSQVHCMDDVCGLLPFLNPEIPDQFYRLWLSLFLHAGILHCLVSVAFQMTILRDLEKLAGWLRISIIYILSGITGNLASAIFLPYRAEVGPAGSQFGILACLFVELFQSWQILAQPWRAFTKLLCVVLFLFAFGLLPWIDNFAHICGFISGFFLSFAFLPYISFGRMDMYRKRCQIIVFLLVFVGLFSGLVVLFYVYPIKCDWCELLTCIPFTDKFCEKYDLNAHLH, from the exons ATGGCTGAACCACGGCGGGAGAGCACCAGCAGCCTGCAGAGGAAAAAGCCTCCCTGGCTCAGACTGGACATTCCCACGGCTCAGATGTCACTAGACGAGCCTCCCACTTTTGTTCAG CCGGTAAAGAGGCAGGGGTTCCTGCGCAGCATCAGTATGCCAGTCGAGACCTCTCACCTCCAGTCACCCCCCCGCGACCTCTTTGACACCCGGCGGCCAGTCTTACAACGCCAGTCATCCATCACTCAAACCATAAAGAG CAGCAGAAGGGTGCACTTTGAGCGGATTAACACGGTTCCCATTAAGGGGCAGCGGGCTGCTCGTCGCAGCATCAGGAAACACCATTCGCTCTCCAGAACCCTGCTCAG GGGAACAGCGGACTGGTTTGGGGTCAGTAAGGACGGCGATGCAACGCAGAAATGGCAGAGGAAAAGCCTTCGCCACTGCAGCCTGCGATACGGAAAGCTGAAGCCACAGGTGATACGAGAGATGGATCTGCCCAGCCAGGACAACATCTCCTTAACCAGCACGGAGACCCCGCCTCCTCTCTATGTCCCCTCCTCACAATATGGCATGCAAAAG ATCGTGGACCCATTGGCACGAGGACGTGCCTTCCGtatggtggaggaggtggatggCTACAGCGTGCCTCAGACCCCCATCACCCCTGGAGCTGCCTCGCTTTGTTCCTTCACTAGCTCCCGCTCAGGTCTCAACCGACTGCCTCGTCGACGGAAGAGGGAGTCTGTGGCAAAGATGAGCTTCAGGGCTGCAGCAGCGCTGGTCAAG gGGCGCTCAATACGGGAGAGCACTCTAAAACGGGCCCAAAGACGCAGCTTCACCCCCGCCAGCTTCATGGAGGAGGACATGATTGACTTTCCTGATGAACTGGACACATCTTTCTTTGCCAGA GATATTCTGATGCAGGAGGAGCTGTCTACATACACAGACGAGGTGTTTGAGTCGCCGTCTGAGGCGGCCATGAAAGACGCAGAGCCCAACAGCAAGAACGATGAGACTGAGCTGACAGGCAGCGCCCTTGATAAGACGGAACTGGAGAGAAGTCATCTCATGCT ACCTCTGGAGCGAGGGTGGCGCAAAGCCAAAGAAGGAACACCAGGACCACCAAAGGTGCCCTTGCGGCAGGAGGTGGTGAGCGTTACAGGGCAGCGGCGTGGCCAGCGCATCGTTGTACCTGTCAAGAAGCTTTTTGCCCGAGAGAAGAGGCCTTATGGATTGGGCATGGTAGGGAAGCTCACAAACCGCACCTACCGCAAGCGCATTGACAGCTACGTAAAGAGGCAGATAGAGGACATGGACGACCACAG gcctttttttacatactgGATCACTGTTGTCCACTTGCTCATCACTATACTGGCTGTATGCATCTATGGTATTGCACCAGTGGGCTTTTCTCAGCATGAGACAGTTGATTCT GTTTTAAGAAACAAAGGTGTGTATGAAAATGTCAAGTTTGTACAGCAGGAGAACTTTTGGATTGGGCCGGGGTCG GAAGCTCTTATCCACTTGGGGGCCAAATTCTCTCCGTGCATGCGGCAGGACAAACAGGTGCATGAACTTATCAGGGAAAAGAGAGCTATCGAAAGCAACTCTGCCTGCTGTGTGCGTAACGATCGCTCCGGCTGTGTCCAAACCTCAGAGGAGGAGTGCTCG AGTACTCTAGCTGTGTGGGTAAAGTGGCCGAGTCATTCCAGCGCTCCCCAGTTACTTGGTAAAGACAGACAATATGGCTCTGTGTGTCATCAGGATCCCAG GATATGTCTAGAGCCTGCCTCAGTATCACCTCATGAATGgcctgatgacatcagcaaGTGGCCA ATTTGTACCAGGTACAACACAGGGAACCACACCAACCTGCCTCACATAGACTGTACCATCACGGGCCGACCATGCTGCATTGGAACCAAAGGGAG gtgTGAAATCACATCCCGGGAATATTGTGATTTCATGAACGGCTACTTTCACGAGGAGGCTACTCTCTGCTCTCAA GTGCACTGCATGGACGATGTGTGTGGACTGTTGCCTTTCCTCAACCCTGAGATCCCAGATCAGTTTTACAGGCTCTGGCTCTCACTTTTCCTGCATGCTGG GATTCTTCACTGCCTGGTGTCGGTGGCTTTTCAGATGACCATCCTGAGGGACCTGGAGAAGCTGGCAGGCTGGCTGCGCATCTCAATCATTTACATTCTCAGTGGCATCACTGGCAACTTAGCTTCAGCCATCTTTTTGCCCTATAGAGCAGAG GTGGGCCCAGCCGGCTCTCAGTTTGGGATCCTGGCCTGCCTATTCGTGGAGCTGTTTCAGAGCTGGCAGATCCTTGCTCAGCCCTGGAGGGCCTTTACCAAGCTTCTGTGTGTGGTGCTCTTCCTCTTTGCCTTTGGGCTGTTGCCATGGATCGACAATTTCGCCCACATTTGTGGCTTCATCTCTggcttctttctgtccttcgCTTTTTTACCCTACATCAGTTTTGGCCGCATGGATATGTACCGCAAACGCTGTCAGATCATCGTTTTCCTGCTGGTGTTTGTCGGGCTCTTTTCGGGCCTTGTGGTGCTCTTCTATGTCTACCCAATCAAGTGTGACTGGTGCGAGTTGCTAACCTGCATCCCCTTCACGGACAAATTCTGCGAGAAGTACGACCTCAACGCTCACCTCCACTGA
- the aanat2 gene encoding arylalkylamine N-acetyltransferase 2 yields the protein MRSERRTRRELERHHGWKRKRGNMAQQVSGSPFIKPFFLKTPVRVVNPLRQRRHTLPASEFRNLTPQDAISVFEIEREAFVSVSGECPLILDEVLNFLGQCPELSLGWFEEGQLVAFIIGSGWDKERLSQEAMTQHVPDTPTVHMHVLSVHRHCRQQGKGSILLWRYLQYLRCVPGLRRALLICEDFLVPFYLKAGFKEKGPSAISVSNMQFQEMEYLVGGQAYARRNSGC from the exons ATGAGATCAGAGAGAAGGACGAGGAGAGAGCTGGAGCGACACCACG gctggaagagaaaaa GAGGCAACATGGCACAACAGGTCAGTGGCTCACCGTTCATCAAGCCCTTCTTTTTGAAGACACCGGTCAGAGTGGTCAACCCTCTGCGACAGAGACGACACACACTCCCCGCCAGCGAGTTCAGGAACCTCACGCCACAGGACGCCATCAGTGTGTTTGAGATTGAGAGAGAAG catttgtctctgtgtctggaGAGTGTCCACTTATCCTGGACGAAGTGCTTAACTTCCTGGGTCAGTGCCCTGAGCTGTCGCTGGGTTGGTTTGAGGAAGGACAGCTGGTAGCTTTCATCATCGGCTCTGGCTGGGACAAGGAGAGGCTCTCGCAG GAGGCCATGACTCAGCATGTCCCAGACACCCCCactgtgcacatgcatgtgctCTCAGTGCACCGTCACTGTCGCCAGCAAGGAAAGGGCTCCATCCTCTTGTGGCGCTACTTGCAGTACCTGCGCTGTGTGCCAGGCCTCCGCCGAGCTCTGCTGATTTGCGAGGACTTTCTGGTGCCCTTCTACCTCAAGGCCGGCTTCAAGGAGAAAGGACCATCAGCCATCTCCGTATCCAACATGCAATTCCAAGAGATGGAGTACCTGGTGGGTGGGCAGGCGTATGCACGGAGGAACAGTGGCTGCTAG
- the mgrn1b gene encoding E3 ubiquitin-protein ligase MGRN1b isoform X2 yields the protein MGSILSRRIAGVEDIDIQANSAYRFPPKSGNYFASHFFMGGEKFDTPHPEGYLFGENMDLNFLGNRPVQFPYVTPAPHEPVKTLRSLVNIRKDSLRLVRYKDDSDATVEEGGKPKVQYGVEFTFDADARVAITLYCQAFEEFSNGMAVYSPKNPSLVSETVHYKRGVSQQFSMPSFKIDFTEWKEEDLNFDLDRGVFPMVIQAVVDEGDDCLGHAHVLLAAFERHVDGSFSVKPLKQKQIVDRVSYLLQEIYGIENKNNQETKPSDDENSDNSNECVVCLSDLRDTLILPCRHLCLCNSCADTLRYQANNCPICRLPFRALLQIRAVRKKPGALSPVSFSPVLAQTMDHDEHSSTDSVPPGFEPISLLEALNGLQSVSPAIPSAPLYDEINFSGVPGGDSRQLSSPEHLSDGSLQKSKVSKSPDSTLRSPSSPIQEEDEEKLSEMSDAQPHTLLSSSPAPTDATATEDVAESLSPDDEDRMQAGEDILQDCSSEHSSLTKTESDPPGDLSLPALGPDSCSIGMEE from the exons ATGGGCTCCATCCTGAGTCGCAGGATTGCTGGTGTCGAGGATATCGATATCCAGGCCAACTCTGCTTATCGATTCCCTCCCAAATCAG GGAATTATTTTGCGAGCCACTTCTTTATGGGAGGAGAGAAATTTGACACACCCCATCCAGAGGGATACCTCTTTGGAGAAAACATGGACCTGAATTTTCTTGGAAATAGGCCAGTGCAG TTTCCATATGTGACGCCTGCACCCCACGAGCCTGTGAAAACCCTGAGGAGTCTCGTCAACATTAGAAAGGACTCTCTGCGTTTGGTCAG GTATAAAGATGACTCTGACGCCACGGTGGAGGAAGGTGGAAAGCCAAAGGTTCAGTATGGTGTGGAGTTCACCTTTGATGCTGATGCTCGGGTGGCCATCACCCTCTACTGCCAAGCTTTTGAGGAGTTCTCCAATGGGATGGCAGT ATACAGCCCAAAGAATCCATCACTGGTGTCTGAGACTGTGCATTACAAGCGAGGGGTGAGCCAACAGTTCTCCATGCCATCTTTCAAAATAGATTTCACCGAGTGGAAAGAGGAAGat CTGAACTTTGACCTCGACCGGGGTGTGTTTCCTATGGTAATCCAAGCTGTGGTTGATGAAGGGGACG ATTGCCTCGGACATGCTCACGTACTTTTGGCAGCCTTTGAAAGA CACGTTGATGGTAGTTTCTCCGTCAAGCCTCTGAAGCAGAAGCAAATT GTGGACCGTGTGAGCTACCTCCTACAGGAGATCTATGGGATtgagaacaaaaacaaccaaGAAACCAAG cCATCAGATGATGAGAACAGTGACAACAGCAACGAGTGTGTCGTCTGTCTGTCGGACCTGCGAGATACACTCATCCTGCCCTGCAGACATCTGTGTCTCTGCAACTCCTGTGCAGACACCCTGCGTTACCAGGCCAACAACTGTCCAATCTGCAGGCTGC cCTTCAGAGCCTTGCTGCAGATCAGAGCTGTGAGGAAAAAGCCTGGTGCTCTTTCCCCCGTGTCCTTCAGCCCCGTTCTGGCTCAGACTATGGACCACGACGAGCACTCA AGCACAGACTCAGTTCCTCCCGGCTTTGAACCAATCTCCCTGTTAGAGGCTCTGAATGGTCTGCAGTCAGTGTCTCCTGCCATCCCATCGGCCCCCCTCTATGATGAAATCAACTTCTCAGGGGTTCCCGGCGGCGACAGCAGGCAGCTTAGCTCCCCAGAGCATTTAAGTGATGGAAGTCTGCAGAAAAGCAAAGTCAGCAAGTCACCTGACAG CACCCTTAGATCTCCATCCTCCCCCATccaggaagaagatgaagagaagcTGTCTGAGATGTCCGATGCTCAGccacacacacttctgtccAGCAGCCCCGCCCCCACTGAC GCCACAGCCACAGAGGACGTGGCTGAATCTCTGTCTCCGGATGATG AGGACAGGATGCAAGCTGGAGAAGACATCCTACAGGACTGCAGCAGTGAACACAGCAGCTTGACCAAAACAGAGAGCGACCCACCGGGCGACTTGTCTCTGCCAG CTCTAGGTCCTGATTCCTGCTCTATTGGTATGGAGGAATAA
- the mgrn1b gene encoding E3 ubiquitin-protein ligase MGRN1b isoform X1, with protein sequence MGSILSRRIAGVEDIDIQANSAYRFPPKSGNYFASHFFMGGEKFDTPHPEGYLFGENMDLNFLGNRPVQFPYVTPAPHEPVKTLRSLVNIRKDSLRLVRYKDDSDATVEEGGKPKVQYGVEFTFDADARVAITLYCQAFEEFSNGMAVYSPKNPSLVSETVHYKRGVSQQFSMPSFKIDFTEWKEEDLNFDLDRGVFPMVIQAVVDEGDDCLGHAHVLLAAFERHVDGSFSVKPLKQKQIVDRVSYLLQEIYGIENKNNQETKPSDDENSDNSNECVVCLSDLRDTLILPCRHLCLCNSCADTLRYQANNCPICRLPFRALLQIRAVRKKPGALSPVSFSPVLAQTMDHDEHSSTDSVPPGFEPISLLEALNGLQSVSPAIPSAPLYDEINFSGVPGGDSRQLSSPEHLSDGSLQKSKVSKSPDSTLRSPSSPIQEEDEEKLSEMSDAQPHTLLSSSPAPTDATATEDVAESLSPDDEDRMQAGEDILQDCSSEHSSLTKTESDPPGDLSLPGSSESTESLKSQSTNCSSQPLLCPTSSLHMEDDHLNP encoded by the exons ATGGGCTCCATCCTGAGTCGCAGGATTGCTGGTGTCGAGGATATCGATATCCAGGCCAACTCTGCTTATCGATTCCCTCCCAAATCAG GGAATTATTTTGCGAGCCACTTCTTTATGGGAGGAGAGAAATTTGACACACCCCATCCAGAGGGATACCTCTTTGGAGAAAACATGGACCTGAATTTTCTTGGAAATAGGCCAGTGCAG TTTCCATATGTGACGCCTGCACCCCACGAGCCTGTGAAAACCCTGAGGAGTCTCGTCAACATTAGAAAGGACTCTCTGCGTTTGGTCAG GTATAAAGATGACTCTGACGCCACGGTGGAGGAAGGTGGAAAGCCAAAGGTTCAGTATGGTGTGGAGTTCACCTTTGATGCTGATGCTCGGGTGGCCATCACCCTCTACTGCCAAGCTTTTGAGGAGTTCTCCAATGGGATGGCAGT ATACAGCCCAAAGAATCCATCACTGGTGTCTGAGACTGTGCATTACAAGCGAGGGGTGAGCCAACAGTTCTCCATGCCATCTTTCAAAATAGATTTCACCGAGTGGAAAGAGGAAGat CTGAACTTTGACCTCGACCGGGGTGTGTTTCCTATGGTAATCCAAGCTGTGGTTGATGAAGGGGACG ATTGCCTCGGACATGCTCACGTACTTTTGGCAGCCTTTGAAAGA CACGTTGATGGTAGTTTCTCCGTCAAGCCTCTGAAGCAGAAGCAAATT GTGGACCGTGTGAGCTACCTCCTACAGGAGATCTATGGGATtgagaacaaaaacaaccaaGAAACCAAG cCATCAGATGATGAGAACAGTGACAACAGCAACGAGTGTGTCGTCTGTCTGTCGGACCTGCGAGATACACTCATCCTGCCCTGCAGACATCTGTGTCTCTGCAACTCCTGTGCAGACACCCTGCGTTACCAGGCCAACAACTGTCCAATCTGCAGGCTGC cCTTCAGAGCCTTGCTGCAGATCAGAGCTGTGAGGAAAAAGCCTGGTGCTCTTTCCCCCGTGTCCTTCAGCCCCGTTCTGGCTCAGACTATGGACCACGACGAGCACTCA AGCACAGACTCAGTTCCTCCCGGCTTTGAACCAATCTCCCTGTTAGAGGCTCTGAATGGTCTGCAGTCAGTGTCTCCTGCCATCCCATCGGCCCCCCTCTATGATGAAATCAACTTCTCAGGGGTTCCCGGCGGCGACAGCAGGCAGCTTAGCTCCCCAGAGCATTTAAGTGATGGAAGTCTGCAGAAAAGCAAAGTCAGCAAGTCACCTGACAG CACCCTTAGATCTCCATCCTCCCCCATccaggaagaagatgaagagaagcTGTCTGAGATGTCCGATGCTCAGccacacacacttctgtccAGCAGCCCCGCCCCCACTGAC GCCACAGCCACAGAGGACGTGGCTGAATCTCTGTCTCCGGATGATG AGGACAGGATGCAAGCTGGAGAAGACATCCTACAGGACTGCAGCAGTGAACACAGCAGCTTGACCAAAACAGAGAGCGACCCACCGGGCGACTTGTCTCTGCCAG gGTCATCTGAGTCAACAGAAAGCCTGAAAAGTCAGAGCACAAACTGCTCCAGCCAGCCTCTCCTGTGTCCCACAAGCAGCCTTCATATGGAAGATGACCACCTCAACCCCTAA